The Verrucomicrobium spinosum DSM 4136 = JCM 18804 DNA segment GGCAGATCCGCGAAGCTGCTGGCAAATCGCAGAGTGAATTCGCCGAGGACGTTGATGTGTCGGTCGCCTATGTTCAGGCGATCGAACAGGGCGCGAGACCTGCAAGTCGCGAATTCGCAATCAAGGTGATGGGACGATATGGTGCCTGGTGGGAGTGCGTGGCGGACAATTGGGAGCAGGCAATTGACCTCTCAGGGAGGCCCTATACTTCCCGGTCTTATGCAGACTTTTGTGAAGATGTTCCCGAAAACCTTTCAGATCACGATGTCGAGGTCCTGGTGGCCCCGGTTCGCAAGCTGGTTAAGGGAGCCGCAATGGTAGGTAAAACTCGTCTGGTTGCGTTGTGGCTACACCTCGTGCTTGTAGATGGCTTCAAGTCCCTGCGTAACGTTGAATTTTATGGCTGTAGATCGACAACCACTAAGCTGACCTATGGAAGGTTGCGCGAGGATAAAGGGCTTGCTGCTGCTCTAAATTTTACTGACGCCCCATCGGTGCAGGATGACGTAATCGCTATGGAGATTCACACTCCTGGGGATTCCGTCTTTGGAAGGGAGTATCCGGATTTGCGAGACCTTTCGTCACTAGTTGAGAAGTACGGGTCCCCTAATCTCTAATTTTGGAACGCTGCGGTTGCTACGGCGGTGAGTGTCAAGCGAGTGTCAAATAAGTGCGCTCCTACCGGTATTTATTAGGCATAATGCGAGCGTATGCGTCTTATGGGCTTTCTTTGCAACGCCCTGAATATGAGGTGTTTTCCCAGTGCCGACAGCGGGACTCGAACCCGCACGGTGGTCACCCACCAACAGATTTTAAGTCTGGTGCGTCTACCGATTTCGCCATGTCGGCCGGTTGATCGGGAAGTCGGAAGTGTCACTGAGAATCGACGGCAGGCAAGTCGGAATCTGGTGATTCTTGTCGTTGAGTGTGGGGGAGCGGAGGTGGTCGTCCCTTGAAACGTGTCGCAAGAGGACGGCCAGGTTCGAGGTGGACGAGAGGGGGACTCGGACATTTATCGCGATCCTTCAGACCGCGATGTACAGGGGAGGGGACCCGGGGTCTGCGTCCCTTCGTGGCCTCCGCCCCTTATATGGGTTGGGCTCCATGGGCCGTTAAGGCCGTGATGATCGTAGATCATATCAAACGAAGCTCAGAACTTGAACCCGCTCATGCGGGCGCGCCATGCTCCCAGGGCGGTGAGGTCCGTGGGAAGGGAATTCCAGCCCTTCCAGGTGTAGTTGCCGATGATCCCGTAGAGCAGGAAGTCGGCGTAAACCGGTTGGTTGCCGAGGAGGAAGGGCTTCTGCTGCACCATGGCGTCGAACCGCGCAAAGTGCGTGGCGGCGCCGGCCCGTAACTGGTCGATCTGTTGGTGCCACTGGTCCACGCAACCCCGGCCGAACTTCCGCTCCTTGTGGCGGATCAACATCGTGCGGGCGACGAAGTCTGTGATGGAGGGGACATAGAAGACGTCGGTGGCGCGGAAGGTGGCTCCTTCCACTTCGTTGTCGAGGTAGTCGATGAGGATGTCGTGAAGCCCTGCGTACGCGGCGGGGAAAAGCGTGCCGCCAGCAAAGGTGACATCGAGATACCGGGCGACATCCTGGGTGTCTGCCCCGGTTTCATAGACGACGCGATCCCCATGCTTCAAGGCTGGCACCTGATAGTAGGCCCCCTGGGTGAGCTCAATCACCTTGGTGCGATCCCAGTTGGGAACGTCGATGACCTCATACGCCACGCCAGCGGCATCCAGGATGCGTTTGACCGGCAGGCAGTACGGACTGTGGGGAAGGTCGTAGAGGAAGAGAGACATGGGGGAGGGAAATTAGGAATTAGGAATTAGGAATGCGGAGTGATGGAGTGGTGGAGTGATGGAGTGATGGAGTGATGGAGTGATGGGGTGATGGGGTGATGGAGTGATGGAGTGATGGAGTGATGGAGTGATGGAGTGATGGAGTGATGGGGTGATGGAGTGATGGAGTGATGGAGTGATGGAGTGATGGAGTGATGGAGTGATGGAGTGATGGAGTGATGGAGTGATGGAGTGATGGAGTGATGGAGTGATGGAGTGATGGAGTGATGGAGTGATGGAGTGATGGAGTGATGGAGTGATGGAGTGATGGAGTGATGGAGTGATGGAGTGATGGAGTGATGGAGTGATGGAGTGATGGAGTGATGGAGTGATGGAGTGATGGAGTGATGGAGTGATGGAGTGATGGAGTGATGGAGTGATGGAGTGATGGAGTGATGGGGTGATGGGGTGATGGGGTGATGGGGTGATGGGGTGATGGGGTGATGGAGTGATGGGGTGATGGAGTGATGGAGTGATGGAGAATCGTGCGGCCCAGTGTCATACGCTCTACGCAGGCACGCAAAAAAGGGACGCGTCCGGAGAGCGTCCCTTGGAAGGAAGAAATGGGTGGGGAGGAGAGAGACCTACCGTCCGTTGTAGGGGCGGAAGAGGCCGACCATGACGCCTTGGATCATGAGTTCCCGGGCGGGAATCAAGTCGGGGTAGGAGGGGTTCTCGGCGCGGAGGAAAG contains these protein-coding regions:
- a CDS encoding helix-turn-helix domain-containing protein; amino-acid sequence: MPIARRTKKPCKTVRQIREAAGKSQSEFAEDVDVSVAYVQAIEQGARPASREFAIKVMGRYGAWWECVADNWEQAIDLSGRPYTSRSYADFCEDVPENLSDHDVEVLVAPVRKLVKGAAMVGKTRLVALWLHLVLVDGFKSLRNVEFYGCRSTTTKLTYGRLREDKGLAAALNFTDAPSVQDDVIAMEIHTPGDSVFGREYPDLRDLSSLVEKYGSPNL
- a CDS encoding glutathione S-transferase family protein, producing MSLFLYDLPHSPYCLPVKRILDAAGVAYEVIDVPNWDRTKVIELTQGAYYQVPALKHGDRVVYETGADTQDVARYLDVTFAGGTLFPAAYAGLHDILIDYLDNEVEGATFRATDVFYVPSITDFVARTMLIRHKERKFGRGCVDQWHQQIDQLRAGAATHFARFDAMVQQKPFLLGNQPVYADFLLYGIIGNYTWKGWNSLPTDLTALGAWRARMSGFKF